AGTTGCACCCTTGCAGATCCATGCACGATCGGCCACGCACCGATCTCACATACGTAACGTACGTACGCGGGCACGCACACGCTCTCCGTGAATGGCGCGCCGGACCGGGCCGATGCTGGCCTGGCTTCCAACGCCGTCGAGGCGCCTGCCTGCCTGCCCGATGTACGACGCGGTCGCGAAATTGCAGCGCGTGCCTTGGCCTGTTTCTTGCGACCGATGCGTAGCTGGTGCCCGTGCGGTCCGTTGAACCGTTCCGCCAGCGGGCGAACGGAACGGTGAGGCCCTATCTACGCGCGCGCCGTGCCGTGCCGCGGGACGCCACACGGTTTCAGGAACAGGAAACCGATCGATGGGGACTCGCGATCTTTGCGACGGCGGACGGAGACGGATAATACATATCTGGTTGTTCTCAGCTGATGGATCCTCCGGCGTgcaatccggcgttgaccgttgCCATGGACGAGGATTTCTATACGTGCCTTCCGGAAAGCTATCTGCCTCTGTTCCAGCTGAATTGCTTAGGCTAAATTAGCATAGAAAACGGAGGCTACGACTAGCACCGACACAACAGAGAAGGAGAAAATGAAGGGCAATCGTTTCGCATAAAGAAGTGCTTCCGCTGGGACACACACACGCTTTCACGTGAAACGATGGAATCTGGGAGTAGGCAGGCATCGTACCTGCACCGTTTAATGCACTCCACGTTGTTGGAGATAAAAAAAACCTGCCGAATTATACTCGCTCCACCAGGCGAAATGTGAGAACGGAAACTGCAAAGAGCGAACCCCAGGCTAGTACTAGTACCACCACCACCTCGCAAGGAGGGGAAGAAAAATCCACTACTGTACCACCAGGCGGGGTTTGAATTTGAACGACGAACGCACAGCAACAGCACAGGCCACAGGCGCAGGGGGGCGAGAGAGACCGTGGTCACGTTCGGGAAGCGGCCGACGCCTGCCTGCCTGGTAGCAACCATCCAAAAATCCTCCATCGCTTCCCCGTCTTTTCCTTCCTTCCTCGCTAGCTTCTCCCTCACCCACCTCCCTCTCCATTCTTCCTTCCTCCTGTTTCCCGTACCATACCACCACACCACACCACGCTGCTGCGCTGCCATCATCCATCCAGATAGCCACCCTACCAATCGCGGTTGCTTTCCCTCGCCCCAACCACTCCAACACCGCACGGAGCCGAGCCGATCCAATCCAATCCGGCCCCATTAACCCCCTCCGCGCCCGATTCCAATCGCGCCTCCGCCAGCTCCGACCTCCTCCCGGCCGAACCCGTCGGCGGCGATCGAGCAGATCCGGGCGCCGTCCCGTCTACCTCTCCCTGTGATGCGCGGATCCGGGCGGTGACCGGCGGCGGGAGCGGGCGAGCCATGCCGAGCGTCGGCGTGAAGATCTACAGCGTCTTCTTCAAGCTGCTGCTGCGCCACCGCCTCCagtcgctcgccgccgccgccgccgccggcgccgacggcgacggcgacgcggcCGCCTTCGGTGTCTCCTGCCGCGCCGACGAGGCCACGGCGCCGGCCAACCCGGCCTTCTCCGCGGCCGACGGGGTCGCCTCCAAGGACCTCCACATCGACCCCAACTCGGCGCTCTCCCTCCGCATCTTCctccccacgccgccgccgcaccacccGCACCTCCTCCACCCGCGCCGCGCCAGCGACCCCGCCGCCGGCCAGGCGGGCGCGCCCTACCGGGGCTACCTCCCGCACGCCGTCTCCTCCCCGCGGGCCGCCGCCTCCGCGCGCCGCAGGCTGCCCATCGTCGTGCAGTTCCACGGCGGCGGCTTCGTCACCGGGAGCAACTGCTCCGCCTCCAACGACGCCTTCTGCAGGCGGGTCGCCAAGTTCTGCGACGCCATCGTCGTCGCCGTCGGCTACAGGCTCGCGCCCGAGAGCCGCTACCCCGCCGCCTTTGATGACGGGGTCAGGGTGCTTAGGTGGATCGCCAAGCAGGCCAATCTCGCCATGATGAGCAAGGTTGGGGGCGGGGTGGACACGTTCGGTGCTTCCACCGTCGAGCCCTGGATCGCTGCGCATGGTGATCCGGCAAGGTATAATTTAATTCGATTCTGTAATCTCTCGTTTTGTAATTGCATTTCTTGCTACTTCTACTTTACTAAATGGCCAAGGAACATAATACTGCAGTGTGAAGTTGTCCAAAAGTGGGCAAGTCAAGCGATAGGAATTTTTATTTCATTTCTTCAATGGAAGTTCTTGTTTGTGATTCACCAGCATTATTTCAGAAACCGCAAATGAGAATTGCGCTAGTCAAGTGAACATGTCAAAACGATGAAGATATAGTTCCCTAGTCTATTAGATCTGACTAGCAGCGGGTTTAGAGAGAGCTCACGAATATATCATTTCCCCGTGGGTTGCCATTTCTGACTAGCAGCGGGTTTAGAGAGAGCTCACGAATATATCATTTCCCCGTGGGTTGCCATTTCTGACTAGCAGCAGGTTTAGAGAGAGCTCATGAGTATGTCATTTCCCCGTGAGTTGCCATTCTGGCTAGCAGCAGGTTTAGAGAGAGCTCACGAGTATGCCATTTCCCCGTGGGTTGCCATTTCTGACTACCAGCAGGTTTAGAGAGAGCTCATGAGTATGTCATTTCCCCTCGAGTTGCCATTTCTGACTAGCATTGGTTTAGAGACCATGAGTACGACATTTCCCCTCGAGTTGCAATTTCTGACTGGCAGCAGGTTTAGAGCTCATGAGTATGTTGACTGGGGAAGATTCAATGTTTACCAGCTGACAGTTATACTCACTTAACATATGGTGTGCACTTTCTGTTATATCTTACCATTTGCGTGCACCTTAGCTTTTTGTGTGCACTCTGATCGGGTACACAGGCTCACAGCATAGAAGCATCAAATATCCAAATATTAGTTGATTTAATTTGCCAGGATTACATTCTCCAAATGATGTTGACATTTTGAAGATGTCAATGCAACTTTACAAGATTTGCTTGACCGTTGGCATGTGGATAGGCCTTTTCTTGGTGAAATTTTCTAGGGCACATGTTTTCAACAAAGTTCTATATTTCGGTAGGTAGTATATGTTGAGTAAATAACTGCTAATGATGTCACCACAGTCCAATAACCTTGAACACTAGTGAAGGCATGCAATTTTCATATTACTGATTCTGGGATTCTTTATTGGTCATGTTTATTGACCTAACATATTAATGAAATTGAATTGCACTGAACTGTCGGATCGAATAGATCAGTTAAAACTTACTCTGGTCTGCTTCCTTACCTATAATGAAGATTTTATTTTAACTATGATTTCAGTAGAACCTGATGAAATTAGTACCTTTTTCGTGCCTTTTTATTATGTCCGTGATCTCTTAAATGTGATGTACATATTGATGGACTGTCATCATCTCAAACCTTGGTTGCTTGGTGTATCACACCTACCTGAGTTTAGACCCCTCAACAGATTAAGTGCCCACTTCAATTTAATTTCAAATAGAATAGCTGCATATTTGGTAACATCATTAAATGGTTCTTGCCTTCTACCTAAGAGACAAAAGAATATATCTAGTAATTTATTGTAAATCCTTTTGTTTTAACTGTTGTACATTTGTGTTGCTGGAGTTTGACCAGATCACCCGTCTTTTCCTTGGAGCAGATGTGTCCTACTTGGTGTAAGCTGTGGTGCCAACATTGCTGATTTTGTCACTAGGAAAGCGGTGGAAGATGCAAAGCAATTTGAGCCAGTCAAGGTCGTTGCACAGGTTCTGATGTATCCCTTCTTCATAGGAAGTGTTCCAACACACTCGGAAATAAGGCTTGCGAACTCATACTTCTACGACAAATCCACATGCTTACTTGCCTGGAGATTACTTTTATCAGAGAAAGAGTTCAGCTTGGACCATCCTGCTGCCAACCCCCTGGCCCCAGGCAGAGGAGGCCCGCCACTGAAATGCATGCCTCCAACCTTGACAATCGTTGCGGAACACGACTGTATGAGGGACAGAGCAATTGCTTACTCCGAGGAACTCCGCAAGGTAAATGTGGACGCGCCAGTCCTCGACTACAAAGATACAGTCCATGAGTTCGCAACACTTGATGTGTTCCTCAAGACGCCACAGGCCCAGGCCTGTGCCGAAGATATTGCCATATGGATGAAGAAATACATATCCCTGAGAGGGCACGAGTTCTCGTATTAGCTGTAGCAAAAGATCAGCGTTGTGAAATAGAGTCTTTACGGGAAGCATCGGTGCATTCTTTTTCACCTGGTGATGGGAGGCACTGCAAGTTAAAAGGCGAGGAACCAGTTAGGCGTAATATGAGAGTGCTGAGTACCTTTCCCCTTTATTGATGATCCTTGTGGAAGAATGTAGTGTGCAAATTGTAGACTGAACTCAAAGACAGATGCTCTTCCGCCTCATAGAGCTCAATTCTTTCATTCCTTTTGTACCCTTTGTGAAGTATTGAATTGCCGGGTCTCGAAATCACCATTTTTGAGAAAAGAATTATCACCCTAAGCTGTTGGCATGCCACAACACGTGAATAATTTATACCATCCAACATTGTCAACCTTGTTGCTCTACTGCCTTCCTACTTGGTTTGCCTTGAAATATCAATTTGTTTGACTTTGTAGCATAATTATCTGGGTTCTGTTTAAATGAGAGTTATCTTTGTGTGCATGCTACGGATTTCCTTGAAAGTATCAACTTTGATGTTGCAAGGCTTTAAAGTGAAACCTGTTAAAAGACATGCTTCATGCTGACACTAACATATTCCAGGCTCAAGTTTCTCATCCAAGTATCTGCTAACTTATTGTTCAATCATTGTTCATGTTCCCTTTCACCTAAAGAAAACTGATAGTTAAAAAGCAATACGCCACATAGTTGAAATCCTGAGAGTGGGTTAACATTAATCAAATGAAGATGTTCAACCATGTTAGAAAATGACGATGCGAAATCAGCATGAACTGTTCCTCTGGAAGAACACTCTCCACAGCAATCAAACTTCATGGGCTAGCTGCAGTTGTCTTCTTAGAATAGTCAGTAATGATCTCAAAGAGGAACTTTTGAGCATCCTGGAGCCAATATCTGGAATGACGCAAAGGCATTATTAAACAGCTGTCATAAGATATGCAGTCATATATGATACACATACTCATGCGTATTCTAGAAAAAAAATAGATATGCAGTCAAGTAAAATGCCTAGTGCGCGattcaaaataatataaaaaaatAACACGCCTAGAGAAGCATTATATGAAACCTTATTTCTAAGTGTCAACCCTGAATGCTGATTTTAGCAAGTCTGTCTTCAAAATTTTGTCACGGATAGATCAGTGGCAAACACCTGCATGGCTGCATCCACAAATCTCTATCAATTTTTATCATCTTTTTTACAAAGATAGGGGATGCCCACTGGGGTAACGGAAGACAGCCGGCGAGCTTCTTCAGTTTTTCGGTTTACCACCGGCAAAAAGCAAACCTAACCAGCGACCAAAAGGGAACATTAGGTTATTACATTTCTCATCAGGGAGAAGAAACTTTCCTGTGCTTTTCCAGGTAGTGACGCCGAGCTGACTCACCAGGCAATTCGCCCCTTGTCTTGTCGAGCAACCGCAGGTTCTTGTCCATCAGCGCCGGCCGATTGAGAGGCCTTGCAGGCGATCTTTCACCGCGAGTCTCTTCACTGGTGAGTACGATTTCAGCTTCTGGCCCTGTACTGGGAGCAGAAGGTACTGTCAATCGCCCTCGCACGGTGCTGACTGCATGAAGGCAATATGATGCGGAGAGAGACACTGAATCTGGGAATTCAGCTTACGATTCGGAGGCATATTGCTGAATGGAAATATTTTCCGAGCCGAACCCGGCACTAGAGCGCAACAGAGCAAAGCGCGACACGCTATTAATACAATCGGATTTGCTAATTCtcatctcatctagatgagaacTATACTACTTCGTCTGATTCAAAACAAGTGTCGCGGTTTTAGACTAAACTTAGTTCAAAACCGTGATGCTTATTACGGATTAGAGGGAGTACTAGTTAAATCTCATGTAACTCGATCTAAAGATGATGTGTCGGCTCAATCTCTTGAGATGCTCATATTGATAGGGTGTGCGTGCATCGGTTCATAAGAAAAAGTGTATATGTGGATGTATTTTTGAAATGGTAGGATTCCCGCATTCATTAGGAAGAAAAGATTTGCTTGGTTAATTAGGGAAAACCGAGCGAAAACCAGATTACCCAGTATGGAAAATCGAGCGAAAACCATCACAACCGCCGGTTGACACACATAGAATACCCCACTCACATCACTCTAAAGAGGATCTCGCCAGGCGTGCAGGCGTCATCGTCATCAATCCTCCCCTAGAGGCGTCATCGTCATCGCTATACTCTAAGCAAACGACTCCGACTCCGCCGTAGCTGATCGTGAACTCAACCCACACCACAGAGGTCGGGTGGAACAAAAAGAAGATCTGCGCTGGGACTCAGCTACCTGCGACCAGACAACGCAACTCCGACTTTGACATAGAACTGCGAAGGGAAACTAGGCACGGCTGGCGCTGCCAAAGATCACCGAAGGAACCACCTGTTGCACGTCATCGTATACCACTGGGCCCTGCCACTGCAGCTTCGACTTCGCAACAACAAACCAGTCTACCACAACCGTTGCCATGACTCCGACATTGCTCCCCCACAAGGGTCTAGACGCCAACACCGACGTCGAGAGCAACCTCGCCTCCCACACGACACAATGTATGTATGAGCGTTCGCGTCTGTTCTGTGTTAAAGAAAAAGTGTCTCATATAACTTTCACACCGTCTGATTAGGTTGGGAGAACTTGTTGGACGCGTGTTGCGTCAAAATACCTGATGTTCGCACAGACGCGGCCCAACTGAGCCGGCCCATTGCAGGGCCGCGCCATCACACTGTAGCAAAACCAGCGTGCCTTAAAAAAGCAAAATTAGcacactgttataagccggcacATTGTAGCACCATTTCGTTCACGGGCCCCGCAAGGGTCACCTGGGTGGGTTAAGTGCGCGCATCTTGGCACTTCCTCcgatattttttatttttttgcacgCGTTTTTTTAGATGATTTTTTCTTCGGCTTTTCGGTTTTTCATCGGTCTTTCTTAGCTTTTGGACAAAATATTTTTTGCACGAAAAAGCACAGttttttgcttccgcgagaggcacggctgtGCCACTCGGATACGGGAAAAAATCGTgttttttttcttccgcgagaggcacggatGTGTGTCTtggaaacgaaaaaaaaacgtcttttcctttttcttcttccgcgagaggcacaaaTTCGCTTTTGTGAGAGGCACAGATTTGCTTCCGCgggaggcacgggcgtgcctctcgCAACCgaaaaacgtgtttttttttcCTTCTGCGAGAAGCACGTTTTGACTTCTTGTGgaggcacggatttgcttccgcgagaggcacaatCGTGTCTCttttagaaagaaaaaaatgCTCTCGGTTCATTTTTTCGTTCGATTTTTTCGTGAAAAATAAAGTTCATCAAAATCTATCAACATGGAATCTAGTTTTGAAGGTCCTGACTCAAGGAATCCGACGGTGTAAACAGTTCAAAATTTAGACGcatggtttaagagataaaacattttgaataaacggatctacgaaaaataTGAAAACCCGGAAAAATGAGAGTGACCTTTACAAAGGGTGCTTTTTTAATTATGATGCCGGAAATTATCAGGTTATACCTGGCTTCGTGCGGGATCGAAGAAGGAATTCCCTATTGGATGCAAATTGCGTCAAACTGTCGAGCGATCGCACACGGGATATGACTAGCTAGCGATTTTGGGCCGGCCCTGTAGCGTCTACAGGTTCCGGTTTTGAGAACCTTCTAGAGAGTTCCCAGCTGGTTCTTACTGGTTTTAGGAACCATCTAGAAGGTTCCTGAAccagtttttttatttttcatttattttttctttctgttttttcttcttcctttttctagttcttttttcttttctttttgttaattttttttgttttctttcagtTTTCCTTTTCAAGTTAATTTCTCTTTTCAACAAAATTTCTTTCTTtggtttttttatttcttttccttttcttctttttatttcAAACTTTTTTAAAAATATTTAAGTTTTCTTTATGTTTCCAAAAACTGTTCAGTTTTTGAAAATATGTTCTCAAAATTCAAAATTGTTCAAAACTTTCGAATTTCAGAAAATGTACcggatttcaattttttgttcACGTATTCAAAACATAATTCACGCTTCCAAATTTGTTCGGGATTATTCAAAATTGTTCTCCGTCTCAAAATTTGTTCTtaagattcaaaaaatgttcgtgcttTAAAGAATTGTTCGTGCTTCAAATTTGTTCTCCGTTTCTAAATTTGTTCTcaagattcaaaaaatgtttgtgctttaaaaaattgttcacaaattcCAGAACATTcttgttttcaaaaaatgttcagttTTCCAAAAAAGTACCTAAAATTCAAAAATTTATCTCATTACACAAAAAAGTTCAAACTTTCGATTTCAGAAAATGTACcggatttcaattttttgttcACCTATTCAAAACAAATTCACGCTTCCAAATTTGGTCgggatttttcaaaattgttctccatttcaaaatttattcaaaaaattcaaaaaaatgttcgtgcTTCGAAATTTGTTCTccaaatttgttcacaaattcaaaactTTCCCAATTTGAAATTTATTCCCAAATTCGAAAATTGTTCGGAGTTTTTAGAAAATGTCCCCGTTGTTCAagatttgttcacaaattcataaaatgttcctattttgaaaaatatgttCACAAAGTCGAAATTGTTCACAGTTTTTCAAACTTGTTTGTGATTGTCATAAATTGATTGGTATTAAAAAAGGTTCCTGTTTTTCAAGATTTGTGCAGAAATTCAAAACATGTTCATACTTTAAATTTCGTTCACAAATTTAAATATTTTCACATTTTGTAAAAAAGGTTCCTGTTTTTCAAAATTCGTACACATCTTCAAAAAAAATCCCATTTTACAAATTTGGTTAAAATTTCCAAAAAAATACACAACTTTTCAAACTCATGCGTGCTTTGTGAAAACGTTcgttatttaaaaaatgtttatttAGTATTTTCAAGAAATGACTAAAAAAGGGAAAATAACCCGATCAGGCCATTTGTCTAGTGTTAAAGCGTTTGCGTTGCCTTTGTACCATCAATAGTAGTAAGCTGCAGTGGCTAGCTTCCTATCTTTGCAGCACAACGATCGCGAGATCGAATTCTGCTTTGATGCTCtgcttttttcttccttttttctaaATTGCTCGCAGCTCATGCGCGGGCTAGCCCACTCGGAGTACTGCGTATGCGAAGCCTTGACCTCCTGCCGCATAATGCGGCGTATAGGAGGTCCCATCGAAGAATATGGTCTCGCCGCATGCGCGGCCTCCTCCTTTCGCTAGTAATGGGCTGACCGAAGTAGGTTCCTGCACAGGTTCCGTTTCTCTCTTCTTGTTTTTCATACTTTTTTAATATTTTGTTCTTGTTAAAAAAATATGTACACCCTTCGTTTCAAGTATATAAGGTGTATTAATTTTTTTAAGTTAAACATGCGCATGG
The Aegilops tauschii subsp. strangulata cultivar AL8/78 chromosome 3, Aet v6.0, whole genome shotgun sequence genome window above contains:
- the LOC109781108 gene encoding probable carboxylesterase 16, which produces MPSVGVKIYSVFFKLLLRHRLQSLAAAAAAGADGDGDAAAFGVSCRADEATAPANPAFSAADGVASKDLHIDPNSALSLRIFLPTPPPHHPHLLHPRRASDPAAGQAGAPYRGYLPHAVSSPRAAASARRRLPIVVQFHGGGFVTGSNCSASNDAFCRRVAKFCDAIVVAVGYRLAPESRYPAAFDDGVRVLRWIAKQANLAMMSKVGGGVDTFGASTVEPWIAAHGDPARCVLLGVSCGANIADFVTRKAVEDAKQFEPVKVVAQVLMYPFFIGSVPTHSEIRLANSYFYDKSTCLLAWRLLLSEKEFSLDHPAANPLAPGRGGPPLKCMPPTLTIVAEHDCMRDRAIAYSEELRKVNVDAPVLDYKDTVHEFATLDVFLKTPQAQACAEDIAIWMKKYISLRGHEFSY